A stretch of Clostridium formicaceticum DNA encodes these proteins:
- a CDS encoding exodeoxyribonuclease III, whose product MKFVSWNVNGLRACVGKGFLEYFKEVDADMFCLQETKLQEGQIDLDLEGYQQYWNYAVKKGYSGTAIFTKKKPVSVEYGMGMEEHDQEGRVITLGFEEFYLVNVYTPNSQRELARLDYRETWEDAFRKHLKKLDAVRPVILCGDLNVAHKEIDLKNPKTNKRNAGFTDEERGKMTELLEGGFIDTFRYFYPDQEGAYTWWSYMGKARERNAGWRIDYFIVSERLKGLLRKAEIHSNIMGSDHCPVSLEIGF is encoded by the coding sequence ATGAAGTTTGTTTCATGGAATGTGAATGGCCTTAGGGCTTGTGTGGGTAAAGGATTTTTAGAGTATTTCAAAGAGGTGGATGCAGACATGTTCTGTCTTCAGGAAACCAAGTTGCAGGAAGGACAAATTGATCTAGATTTAGAGGGATATCAACAGTATTGGAATTACGCAGTGAAAAAAGGTTATTCTGGTACGGCTATATTCACAAAGAAAAAACCTGTATCTGTGGAATATGGCATGGGGATGGAAGAACATGACCAAGAGGGAAGGGTGATTACTTTAGGGTTTGAAGAATTTTATCTAGTAAATGTATATACCCCTAACTCTCAGAGGGAATTAGCAAGACTTGATTATAGAGAAACTTGGGAGGATGCCTTTAGAAAGCACCTAAAAAAATTAGATGCAGTAAGGCCAGTGATCTTGTGCGGCGATCTCAATGTAGCCCACAAGGAAATTGACTTAAAAAATCCTAAAACCAATAAAAGAAATGCTGGTTTTACAGATGAAGAAAGAGGAAAAATGACAGAACTACTTGAGGGAGGCTTTATAGATACTTTTAGATATTTTTATCCAGATCAAGAAGGGGCGTATACTTGGTGGTCCTATATGGGCAAGGCAAGGGAAAGAAATGCAGGTTGGAGAATTGACTATTTTATTGTATCTGAAAGGCTGAAGGGCTTGTTAAGGAAGGCAGAAATTCATTCAAATATCATGGGCAGTGATCATTGTCCTGTATCATTGGAAATAGGTTTTTAA